The nucleotide window TAAGAGACTCGTTTATGAAACATTGGATCCAACAGGTCGATGAAAGTGACGTGCAGATCTGTGCCGGAGACGGTCCAGTGGTGAAGGACGCCGGCCGCCAACGAGGGATCGTGGGAACGCTGCGGGTTCGAACCCCGCTTGAGGTACTTGACACGGTAGTgattgtgatgtgtgtgtatgtgtgtgtgtgaagtttcaTCTGCCTGCtcaaaaacaccaaatgttCAACTAAAAGTCAACTTCTCCCAAAAACAACATCTAAACGCTGCGTTCACAAAAAACATGCGTCGAGGTTTCGCGTCGATTTCAACTTGCGAATTTCAACTTGCGAATTTCAACTTGCGAATTTCTGAATTTCCATCATCGTTCGGGAGGAAACTGCGAACACGTAAGTACAGCTGAGCTACAGACGTAGCTTGTTACCACTTTACATGTGTTCATCTTAAATCAGTTAACTTTAAACGACTGTTGATGATGATTAATGCATCGAGGTGTAAAACACGcttttaaatgttgaataaagttgaatcttCTGAACTGATATTAAAgcttaatgtatatatatatatatatatatatatatatatatatatatatataattatattatagagACTCTGGTGTTTCAGTCGATGTGTTTCTGCACCAGTGATATCCtgatattttggaaaatacttaaaaactttatacaaaacatataaaatgtgaGTTATAAGGAGGCTGCAGgccaacatttataaaatactctcgtttattattattcatttaataaaaataacatttcagtcatttattaGAAGtcacaagaagaaaaaggcgaataaaataaaataagtaaaataaagaagTTTGTTTTGTGGCTGTAGTGCAGGTTTCTACCAGCAGAGGGGgctgacacaacacacacacacacacacacacacacgcagacacacacgcagacacacacacacacaccacacacacacacacacacacacacacacatctcatatCACATATCTCtttgtttatgtatatttagttttatttgcacacacataagACTTCATATAAACAATAAGAAACGTGACGCAGACTTTTACAACATTCTTCTCAACTTGAagttactttttacataattataatgtgaacttatgtgtgtgtgtgtttccaggggtggaagaagtactaattatattatatacaattatatatatatatatatatatatatatatatatacaattatatacatataatataattatatatatatatatacatatatatataatataattatatatatatgtataatataattatatatatatatatatatatatatatataattatatatatatatatatatatatatatatatatatatatgtgtgtttgtcaatgTGGAGCTGTTCCTGATACTTTGAATACTATTGGGTATAATCTAGTTAGAAATAACTATTAACTTtaagtgtcaaataaatgtagtgcagtaaaaagtagaATAATATCTGACGTTGTATTTGATCAGACATTGAATCATTGAATCACAGAGCCTTGTTGTGCGTTtttaaaaggggggggggtgacctttgacctccaacCAGCTGTAGATGGAAGCAGACAGCTGACAGCGTGTGAGTCTTGCTGAAGACAAACTTGCTGAAGAGCTTTCTGTCTCAGACCAGCCGACCGACGACATGGAAAACACAGACGACCTGTTTAATCCCAGGTACGGGCTGccaaactttgtgtgtgtacatatatatatatatatatatatatatatatagtataatgcgtatataaataaagataatatgAAGATCTACATGCCTTTCAGACGGTATTTAAAGGTTAAATCAGACGTCTGTTTGGTTTGTTAAAGCCACcgttttctaaatgttttatttctttaatttaaacTCCCACACCTCCAGAAACATGtcctttctgtgtttcttcatttttaatgacattattgtagattgttgttcttgtttatcTTCAGTAAAGTGACTTAGATTTTAgggagtttattttttttaatggcaaaacaaaaaacattatttgtttttatttcgaTCAGAAAATATTCTTTTACTGTTTTCAACAGagttttaaatcatattttatgtattgAAGGAGCTCTTCTTCccttgttttaaaaaaggttttttattgTTTCGTTTCTCATTTCTCTTATTTTGCCTTGACGTACATTTTCTCAAGTTCTGTACATGTTTATGCTACTTGACACTTCTACTAcatgagggaaatattgtacttgttACTCCACTACAGGTATCTGACATCTTTAGCTACTTATAAAATGCTGcgaatcataataaatatataataaatgtaactttatgaaTGGAGGCattttgcataatgagtacttttacttttgttactttAAGTAGATGTTCTGCTCTGCGTGTACTTCTTCTTTACTTGTTATTTATAGCAGGAGGCCTGACTGCAGCTGTTTCTGCATTTCAGTGGTTTAGCAGCTGCTGCTCGtgtgtatattatttattcacatCACCCATACATTGTGGGGACTCAGCCACCATTTGGGGACTAAAGTCGGGTCCCCACAAGGccaagtattattattaagggTTAAGTTGTTGGTgtttggttaaggttagggcaAAGGGCCggacacactgtcacacacacacgtacatggaCATGTTCACATGTTATTCGTAGCTTACGATGATACATTTCAGGCTTCATGTGGACGAATGAtgatatttacattacatggacCCCGTAATGGTTAAGTTTAATAAAAGAGTGTATGATTACAGGAAAGTATAATTTAATCTTTACACTCAATGGGAGTGAATGTAAATCAATATGATTTTTTCCTCAAACTGGATCATTTCTTTAGCAAAATATTTGGTTctaaaaaagctaaataaagagAATTACTATCTAgaaaatattttagaaataagTGTATCTTGAAACAAGAAGACAGGTTGTGGCACTAGAGGGAATTATTTAGAAAATTCTTGAtatacattcatttacattaaaaacagattgttttatttattgtgttgctAACCTGCTGTTTGTCTCCCAGCCTGGCAGCTGCTATCATGAAGTTCGATCCGGAAGACGGCGAGCAGATCGTGGAGTATTTTAAAACTCACGCCCTGCTGTCGAGAGAGAAAGCATGTAAGAGCTACTTGTACATGTGCTGCAATTAATTCCTAGTTTCTTAGTTTCTTGCTTGAATTCAAGGCTAAACAAAATCCAAAGGCTGAAAAACGCTGTGACATTGTttttatagatgtgtgtgtttgttttagtgcTGCAGGCGTCAGTCAGAGATCAGAGGAAGCTGCTGGTGGAAAATGGAAAACTGAAGAAAGACATCGAGCAGCTCCGAACTCAGCTGCAGGACAAACAGAGGAGACGCACCGgtgtgcgcgcacacacacacacacacacacacacacacacacacacacacacactctcacacacacacacactctcacacacacacacacacacacacacacacacacacacacaccatgttcaCTTTGAATTTAACTCACTtcacaaaacatttcctcacTTTTCAACAAATGCCAAAATGTTCAATGTTCCAAAATATTCTAGTTTTCCATAGAATGTCTTTAGTCCCCACATTCCCGAACTTGTAAAAGATTCCTTGATATTCATATGTTCCTCACTTCTCCAAAATATCTTTACTTTTGATAGAATGTCCCTACTTTTCAAAATGTCCTCACTCAAGGTCTAAAACTCCACTGGTcctcacaaagacagaaatagaaACAGTCACACACGCACAACTGCAGATAGTTGTCTTTAGCTCTGAGCTGGTTTGATGTCAGCTGTggtcacatttaaataacagagaaaaagagaggattttatttaattagaaCTTTATTAAGTCAAAACATTTTGGAGATTTGTCCAAAAGATAAAAAATCAACCAgatacattaaattaaattccttCAATCacatctgtttttctctcttgcaGCCAAGGCTTTGTTCTCGCCTCCTCCAACTCTTAGCCCCGCCCCCATCACCTCTGTCAATCAGCCTCCCTCCTCTGCCGGGGCAACAGCTGCCATTCCGACAAatcctcctcccccttcctcACAAGaccggagagagagacagagcaggaggaggagaggagagaggaaaggtgagatgaggagggagggaagaaattaggaaaggaaggaagcaaGGAGATGGAAGTtgggaggaaaaataaatagtaaaagaaaagaggggAGGAATAAACTGCCTTTACCTCTCTCTCCCAGCTCGGCCCACTTCTGAGTGTCTCTCCTTGGGGGCGGAGCCTCGCATCGACGTCTCACGACTGGAGCTGCGGGTTGGACGGATCCTCAGCGTCCGCCTGCACCCGCTGGCCGAGGCGATGTCGGTCCAGGAGGTGGACGTGGGAGAGAACACCCCCCGTACGGTCGTCAGCAAGCTGGGAGGGAAAACAAACCTGGAGGAGGTAACAAACTGTTATACCTTTATTCTTAAAATGTtacttgaaatatttcaactttattttcaAACCTTCTGTACgaatgtgtttctttaatttaaaatgcGTCGTCTTTCCTAAAGACAAGAATTATTTCacctctctgcagctgcagggcGGTCTCGCTGTGTTGCTATGCAACGTCAAGGCCTGCAAGCTGAGGGGCGTGGCCTCTCAGGCCCGCCTCCTCTGTTGCTCCACCTCCGATGACTGCTCAGAGTGGTTGGTCCCCCCCACAGGCTCCACCCCCGGAGACAGAGTCACCTTCCTCAACTACCCTGGTAACCATGGTTACAACGATGAAATTGTAATAGAAATAATCACCGAACATAGTGAATGAATTTAACAACATTAACAAAGGAGTTCATCTgttcaaaaacatacaaacaaagaaaaagaaagactgaaGTAAACAGAAGAGTTACGAACACAACAACGTTACGTTAGTACGTAACTACGTCCCTTTCTACGTCACATACATAACGTAATAACTACGTCCCGTActtattcttctttttctaaaCCTCATCAAGCAGTTTTATTGCCtgaacataaccaagtagttttgggAGTCAATCTACTTAAGCTGTCGTTTTGGTACGAGGACATGTTGGTCTCTTTCCAGGTGATCCATCAACCGCACGCTCTCTTGTTTCAGGCGATCCGGACAGAGAGCTGCAGTCCAAGCAGAGGGTTTGGGAGCTTCTTCAGCCCGACCTGCAGGTGGACTCTAAGGGTGTGGCCAACTATAAAGGCTGCGGGTTCGAGGTGAAAGGGAAGGGGCTGTGCAGGGCCCCCTCCTTCACCAACTGCATCATCAGATAGACGCCGAGAGGGGTCCCAACATACAAGACATGCAGAAGACGTGACGTGAACCAGagcacttttattgtgaaaagccAGCTCCACTGTGGCAACTATAAAAATCAGCTGCTGATAATCATTTAGCTAGTTGGTAGCTAATGCCGTTAGctaacaaaagaagaagaagaaagttgaTGAATTTAAGTTGCATCACTGtttattgattacatttttttaaaccacaaTCATCTGTTTCCTCAAGTGTTCTTGTTTATATAAAGGTGTGAAGAAAGCAAGGCTCGCTTCGTAACGTTATTATGGGCCTGACACTACATCAAACAATCTTTCCAACTCAGTAAACAGCACTGAACAGTTAGAAATATCTGCGAACTGCGTGATCAGAGACCTAAAAGAAACTAAGTTACACGAAATTATGAATAGAATTCAAAGTCTTGCTTATATCCTCACGGTTAGGGGGAAAGGTAATTAGCTCACATCCAAGCAGACatacaaaatcattttaaacacaaaaagTCATCGGTGTGGTTTCTCCTTTAAGTCAGAGTGAGACCTCCGTCCTGACTGTCAGAGCTCTGTGATGGTTCCGGGCTGAGAGGCGGAGCAGTCGGTCTCTTAATGGTCGTCCTCTGATTGACGGCCAGTCACAGCTGTTCTCCAAGAACAAGACTCCTCCTTCCACCCCTTCAGCCAGAGCTCTCAGCCAATCACTGGTCTGTGATAGGTAACCTGCCGGCTGAAGCCCCGCCTCCTTCAGGTGATCAGCGTGTGTGAGAACGAGTAAAGCGTGACAACGCCATTCTGGGCCGAAAAGAGTCTGAACGGcaacacaaaatacataaaatcactaaaaacatcacatatgttacagtgtgtgtgtgcatatgtgtgcatgtgtgtgtgtgtttgagtacctccacctgctccaccaggtgtgtgttgttgtgcgGCAGGTCAGCTCTCACAACGAGCACAAGTACGTGCACGCCCTCAGGGCAGAGCTCGTGCACGCTCTTTGGGCGGGGCATTGGAGGGGGCGTGTCAACCACTCTCAACACTAGGTCAGACTCCGCCCCCTGTCTCCTGAAATACCTCTGGAAATTTCGGCTTCGGAGCCGGTGCTCCGTCGTCATGGAAGTGCCAGAAATGCAGGTACCTGTTTGGAATTCCTctccacctgtcaatcaatttataaataaataatttcattgGTGGATTAACCTTTTTGTGTTTACCATCTGAAAGTAGTTCGAACCCATTTCcgtcaagaaaagaaaaagatgaataaaaagtGTGAGTAAAAGTATTTGACAGCGTATTGGGACTGTTGTAGGTTTAAAGAATGGTGGAGGGGGTCAATgttctgaaaagaaaaatgacctGAATTTCCGAGAGAGTCGTACATTTACGAAAGAAAACTTGGATATTCTCGACTAAAGTAgtaaatgaatatgaaaaaacttgaaagaaatgttcacaaaaacaaatgagtgGTATTAAATACTAACAAAGTTAAATTACTATCTCACACTTTGGAATTGGTAACATAAGATGCTTTTATTTCCAATTCAATGGACTTTATTGACAAGATGTTTGACGTGTTACCAAAGCACAATTGCGATTATGAAAGACAAGTTAGCTCAATGCGACGTAACTTTAACaagacaaaccaaaacaatgtaaCTGTTGAAcaactgaccaatcagagcattCCCCACGGAGCTCCTCCCACTCTGCCTGTCGCCTAGCAACAGCACGTTCAGGGCCAGCACATTCTGCTCGACGTCACCATGACGACACCAGCCGCTGAGGATTCTGAAGGGGTTGTTGCCATGGCGACTGTGTTCCGTGACAAGAGCCATCTCAGGATACGTTAAACTAAGATTCAGAAACGTCACGTGGTGGTTAGCGAGGAATGACTTCACGTCCTGAATGCATTTCTTCAGcattaaaggtccagtgtgtaggacaGGGTGGCGTCTAGTGGTGAGGTTGCACCTTTctgctcacccctccctttccacGCGAGTCGGACAGaatacggtggccttcaggaaCGTAAGAACGTGAACGATCTTCTCTAGAACCacagtttggtttgtccgttctgaGCTAGAAACACGGCAGCGCAACATGGCGAAAACTCGTTTCAGGTGATCATACACTTTACACATTATGAACATTATATTCCATTTTTTCCAATACGTCCCcgtaaatactacacactggtcctttacATTGTCAAATATGATTTTATATTATCTACACAATttgaaatgcaaacacacaaaaacactttcattcCATTTATTCATGCATTTTCTGATGTAGACTAAAAAAACTTCTTACTTTGGCACTTCTGTTGATGTAAACAtagacatgtcaaaatgttaaaagaagTTTCTTTATCCAACTCGTAACAGCCTTTCTATCAGTGGattataaacacagacacagaacttCAAAAGCTAGTTTAAAACCAGTTTGATCCGTGCAGCAGTGTCTTGCTTTGAACTGAACCTCAAAGTGACGTGAACCTGACGAGTTCACACTTCAGAGGATCAAATATATCAGTTGATGATAAACCTTCTACCAAACACTTTAAGAATCAAACTGTTCAAGTACAAAACATCTAAACTACAGAATTTACAAAAGCGAGTCTCACCTGCTTCACCTCATCAGGAGACGCGTCACATTTCCTGGACTGATCGATAttgtagggtgtgtgtgtggttactgGTTAAATAATAACCAGTCCTACCCATCTGTCCCTCACTCTGTACTTTTATTAGgttgtaaaactgaaaacatcccTGCAATTTAGATTTAAAGGGACACACACTTAAAGGTAACTGTAGCTtgagtgtgtgtacctggaTGTTTACAATAAAAAGTTGGATGAACACATGCTGGTCTGAAACTGAAGCATCTCCGTCACTGTAAAATAAAGTTAGAGTCAACACTGTCCGAGCCTCCGGCAGCTGCAGAGGGAAGCATCATCTGCTCACAGTTTATTCTAACAGTCTGAAACCACGGAGAGAAGATAATCTGAGGCAGATATTATTAACAgactgcacaaacacatttacattttcttcagCAGAATTGCATACATTTGTACCATACTTGTGAGGACATGATGCATCTTTAACAGACCTGATGGCAGAGCAACAACCAGCCGCAAACATCATCCAAGAGCAAATATACCAAGATCTTTATAACAATCAAACCAAGGACAGTGATGCCCAACAGCAACCAACCACAGGGAACATGCCcacacatttgaattgatttgaataGTTTCTCGGATGGTTTTGCAACAAAATAATGACCTTATATGGTCGTACGCACCAGCACATTTGTCCTTCCTGCAAACTTTCTGCAAAACAGTCCTCACAAGGATTCAAAAGCCTAAAAGGACATTTTCTGTTGGCTACTTGTTGCTACACTCGTACATTCCAACAGAGGACGTCCACAATGATAATAGTGCCAGGTTTACCATCGAAATGTATCATCAGCCAGATAgcattatagtacagtgtaaAAAGGAAATATGTCATTTCAAAAGAACTCCAGTCTGACTTTGACACGTCTTTCGGGTAACGCATTAGCTAAGTTCAGACTCCCTGAAATCTGATAAAGAGCAGGACAGaactgctaacgttagctaaattCTGTTGTAGTATTAATGGATGTTCCTGTCCTGAACAATTCTTCTAATATAGTCTGTAACTCCACCAACTTTAGCTGTTAGAAGAGGTAACACTATTCCTGTTCAACCTTTACATGCTTTCTCTTTGTCAAATTCTCCAAGACTATAAGGTTGCTTATCGCACCTATGCAGATAACACCGACATCTATCTAGCACTCTAACCAAATGACTTTGGTCCTATTGACTTGATAGACCATCATGCTAAAATGTCATATTAAAAAACGCTCTGCTGGGTAATTGTGGAAGGCAATGACAAAGTTGATATTTTGTTGTTGAGTTTGgagactttgttgttttttgcagaTATCTAGCTATAAAACATAACtcagataaaacaagacattaaatcagataaagtgttttatatgaAATTGAGACCTGATAAACTCAAAAATAAAGCAATCTGATGATTTTTTAAGGCCTAATATCTgtagaaaatgtactttttctttACCCACGGACACACTGTTCTCTGTTTTCCATTACAGAATGAAGACAGAATTCAACCGTAATCCTCAGATGGATATTTAAATTGGCAAAGactttaaatatctgagctttAACTCTATGgtcataaataacatttatctGCACAGTCACTTAAATCACTTCCCGGTGTCTCTACAGGCCTGTGGGCATGCCTTTTCCTCTTTGTTAATCTTATCACCACCCACCAGTACTGGGGGAACTGGGATACATGTGGTTCAACCAGATGTAGGGCTTTTCTGCCTCAGATATGAAAAGTTActtcaacattttgtgaaaatggGAGGTGGAGTAAGGATGTGGTTAGCCTAACTTAGCAATAAAGGCGGGAAAGAGGGGAAAACAGCTCTAAAGCTCGCTAATTAACATGTTTACTTGTATCTCCTTTGTTTAAcgcagacacaaagagacaataaaacataacaatgtgttgttttaggGGGAGTTATAGTTAACGTCCCACAGGTAGAACAGAGGCTGCTATGAATCTTGATAGTGCTAACCACTGAATTTGCTGATGGTGTGATTTTCGGGTTGGCACCCATTATGTTAGAAAGACATTTGAGTTGAGAAAGAGTTCTTTTGTTTGAAAAATCTCAATATCTGGAGAAAACATAGAAATCATAGCAGCTAACGTGACTGTACAAACCATCTGCACTTTCATCCTGTTAGCTTTTGGTTAATTTAAACAAGATTGATCTTTTATCACATATGGTCCAAAAAACGTATTACATTGACATGATTTAGCCATGATAGCTTAGCCACACAGCCACACAACTCTCACACTATGTTAACTATGTTAAATGAAACTACTAAACGTATGCACTTCAGACTCTGGGAAGGCTTTACATGAGGCTCAGGTTTGTCCCAAAAAGaagacacaaacatatttaacatGACAAATTCTTTTAATCATAAAAAACACAGAGTAGTGGTTGATTAACATGCTGTTTTACATTACAGAAACAGAAGAGTCCTTCTTCAAGTGGTGGAAATATACCTCCAAAATAAACTGGCGGAGTGACACATAAACAGATAGTTACGCCTGCATTCATCCAAAATATACAGGAACAACTTATGGAAAATAACTCATAATAGCAACAGTGCAATCGAACAAGACGTCTGGAGAAAGCTAAATGTTTGGGAAGAGAACGGTTTGGTTTTAACGAGGCAACATTTCACAGTTTTAAGAGGTGAACGAGTTTCTATTGACGCCTAGTTTCCAAATGGGTGTTAGCTTGACAGAAGAAGGTATATTTGTGTTACAGTTGTTGTTCTGGGAGTTTCAGTaactttatacatttacaaagtCCTTTATTTAAGTCTTTAAGGTGTTGAGGAACCTCAGAGTTCGGGTAATCTTAGCCGCTCTTTGAAGGCTAATAGCTAAAGATCACCTGTTTATCACAATGCAACTAAAGTCATAATGTCATCACCTGTCTGGGCTGTTATTATATGTTTGTCTATCCTGACAATGGACAGAGAATTTAAGGTTAagttcagttttttctttgtaAAACATACTTTACTTTCAATGCTAAGGTAACGTAGACCATGCAAGCTTACCAGAGAGGtattaaaatgattgaatgaaaaagaaactaTAAATCTACTTATATCAGTGCATATAATATATCAGGACTTGTTCAGTATGTTCAGTATGTAGTATAATAAAGCGAGGTATCATTAGAACATCACTGAAATCAGTGAAAGTATCTCGTCCTTATCTCCAAACTAACACAATGTTTCCTTGTTTGagaataaagatatattttagACAATTTCTGTAAGATAACAGCACACGATTGTATATCTGTGGGTATTAGAAGCCTACAGATGCAACATTACAACAGACATGTATTAGATTTGGAATATTAATGCTTTTCCTGTTGGTGTGAATGAGGTCAAACTGGACTTCAAAGTGGTTTCTGCTCGTCTAGACACCAAAGGAGGAAACCAGATCTGAACCACAAAGAGTTTCACATCCCGCCTGACAGGAAGCTAATTAGCATTGAGATACTGGGACAGTTTGGAGGAGGGGTTCCAACAGGTATGCTTATTCACCCCTCCCTCCGTTTGTCTCTGTCAGAATCTCTTCTTTCTGGGTCTCTGCCTCTCGTTCCCTCAGGAGTCAGTCACTGGCAAAAAGCGGGAagtctttcatttctttgaGGCCACTTCTTCCCCTCCGCCTGTCTTCCAACCCAGCCACCCTTCCTTAGTTTTTCTGGCACACGTGAAGTCTTGTCTTTGCCACGTCTGGCGATGGCGACGACTTTGCTGCTGATGAAGACAGCAGTGAAGTGTGGGGGGAGGAGTGGCGAGACGGGGACGCTGCAAACTTAGACTTTTCCACCGCCACCAGCAGTGATGACGAAGACGGCGGTGAAGACTTGGCGCCGGGCTCTCGCAGCGTTCGGCAGCTAAGTCCATCGCCGCAGGAGCAACGCTGGAACAGCTCCAGGCCGTGGTTCCCCTTTCGGCGGTGTCGCGTGCAAACCTGTCCCTCCTGCAACACCGGCTTGCAGATGCGAGTCCAGAAGTGACGAGCACAGCACAAAGTGTTCGAACAGTCTGAGGAGCGTAGACAGGGATCCCCAACCTGACCTGGAAACACAATAAGACCACCGCCAATGTGTGAAGGAAGTAGCATTAATCATATTGTCCCTTTGTCAGGAGAgtttgagatgtttttttagtgtaaagagaaacaaaataattttATACTTAAACATTAAATCTATATTTCCCAattgtaattatataaaaaaatattgtttcagtAACAAAAACTGCTctaaaaccaaatgaaataccgtaaagaaacaaagaaggTAGTATAGGAGGATTAGAATATCATCACAATTGAGTGAGTTTGACAGTCAATTAATAATCACTTGATGTAAAAACGTAACAAGTTCTGATAAAACAACTCTGGGACATTCAGTTATTTCAGTCAGATTGACACGCATCacgttttttaaataatctgacAGCCTCTAAGAAGTTCCAGACAAATGAAACATGAATTCAAAGTGAATGCTCACCTTTACTGGAGGATCCTTTGGcctccatcctccctctcttcctccatccttTCTTTTTAGACAGTGTACTCATCTGTCCATCTGAGTCTGGGATCCTCTGAGACACAAAACTGTCGTCGTCAGGAACACAGATAtcttaaagagagagaggaatgaaCGAGCATTTCAAAGACTAGGATTATGAGATGCTAATAATCATAACATACGGTACATGTTTAAATGATGAACATGTTACAGTAAAGGGTTTGTATGTAAAGCTAATCTTACTATTGCTGCAGTGGTTGCCCGGGCAACACATGCTGTCCCTATGGCAACGCCTCTTCCTCTTGCGGCAGGTCTGACAGCGGGAGTGGGCGGGGCCTTTGGTGGGGGCGTGGCAGTAGCTGCCCTCGCTGCACTCCAGATCGCTCATGCACTGATAGAGCTGCAGAATCACACAGAACATTCAgaacattgaaaacatttagAACATTCAGAACGCTTCAGAACACTTAGAACGCATCAGAACATTTAGAACGCATCAGAACACTTAGAACACTTAGAACACTTAGAACGCATCAGAACACTTAGAACGCTTCAGAACACTTAGAACGCATCAGAACACTTAGAACGCATCAGAACATTTAGAACGCATCAGAACATTTAGAACGCATCAGAACATTTAGAACACTTAGAACGCATCAGAACATTTAGAACACTTAGAACGCATCAGAACATTTAGAACGCATCAGAACATTTAGAACGCATCAGAACATTTAGAACGCATCAGAACATTTAGAACATTTAGAACGCATCAGAACATTTAGAACGCATCAGAACATTTAGAACGCATCAGAACATTTAGAACGCATCAGAACATTTAGAACGCATCAGAACATTTAGAACATTTAGAACAC belongs to Cottoperca gobio unplaced genomic scaffold, fCotGob3.1 fCotGob3_35arrow_ctg1, whole genome shotgun sequence and includes:
- the LOC115005748 gene encoding aminoacyl tRNA synthase complex-interacting multifunctional protein 1-like, which produces MENTDDLFNPSLAAAIMKFDPEDGEQIVEYFKTHALLSREKALLQASVRDQRKLLVENGKLKKDIEQLRTQLQDKQRRRTAKALFSPPPTLSPAPITSVNQPPSSAGATAAIPTNPPPPSSQDRRERQSRRRRGERKARPTSECLSLGAEPRIDVSRLELRVGRILSVRLHPLAEAMSVQEVDVGENTPRTVVSKLGGKTNLEELQGGLAVLLCNVKACKLRGVASQARLLCCSTSDDCSEWLVPPTGSTPGDRVTFLNYPGDPDRELQSKQRVWELLQPDLQVDSKGVANYKGCGFEVKGKGLCRAPSFTNCIIR
- the LOC115005746 gene encoding GTPase IMAP family member GIMD1, which codes for MALVTEHSRHGNNPFRILSGWCRHGDVEQNVLALNVLLLGDRQSGRSSVGNALIGGEEFQTGTCISGTSMTTEHRLRSRNFQRYFRRQGAESDLVLRVVDTPPPMPRPKSVHELCPEGVHVLVLVVRADLPHNNTHLVEQVETLFGPEWRCHALLVLTHADHLKEAGLQPAGYLSQTSDWLRALAEGVEGGVLFLENSCDWPSIRGRPLRDRLLRLSARNHHRALTVRTEVSL